In the Mycolicibacterium thermoresistibile genome, one interval contains:
- the treZ gene encoding malto-oligosyltrehalose trehalohydrolase: protein MPVSDLDREVRTPPTLFEVWAPRPERVRLDVDGTLHDMTRSGDWWRAEVPARPDARYGFVLDDDPQVLPDPRSPRQPDGVHERSQLWAPDPEAWSDAGWAGRSIEGAVVYELHVGTFTPEGTFDAVIDKLDHLVDLGVDFVELMPVNAFGGTHGWGYDGVLWYAVHEPYGGPDGLVRLIDACHNRGLGVLIDAVFNHLGPSGNYLPRFGPYLSSGSNPWGESINLADAHADEVRRYILDCALRWMRDFHADGLRLDAVHALVDTTAVHILEELAAETDALSAELGRPLSLIAESDLNDPRLITPRDRGGLGMTAQWDDDIHHAIHSAVSGERQGYYADFGTIETLADTLRNGYFHAGTYSSFRGRRHGRPLDTTRIPATRLLAYTLTHDQVGNRAVGDRPSQNLEAGQLAVKAALVIGSPYTVMLFMGEEWGSTSPFQFFSSHPEPDLARATAEGRKREFAEHGWDADEVPDPQDPATFLRSKLKWDEIGRGEHARLLDTYRGLITLRRSEPDLADPWLDRLHIEYDEQQRWIVMHRGALAIACNLGSEPVRVPVSGQVLLAWDTPRIGADAAELPRYSFAVLRKPGD from the coding sequence GTGCCGGTGTCTGACCTGGATCGTGAGGTGAGGACGCCGCCGACACTCTTCGAGGTGTGGGCGCCCCGGCCCGAGCGGGTCCGGCTCGACGTCGACGGCACGCTGCATGACATGACCCGTTCCGGCGACTGGTGGCGGGCGGAGGTTCCGGCCCGGCCGGACGCCCGGTACGGCTTCGTCCTCGACGACGACCCGCAGGTGCTGCCCGATCCGCGCTCGCCCCGCCAGCCCGACGGGGTGCACGAACGGTCCCAGCTGTGGGCACCGGACCCGGAGGCCTGGAGCGATGCGGGCTGGGCGGGCCGGTCCATCGAGGGCGCGGTCGTCTACGAGTTGCACGTCGGCACCTTCACCCCGGAGGGAACCTTCGATGCGGTGATCGACAAGCTCGACCACCTGGTGGATCTCGGTGTCGATTTCGTCGAGCTGATGCCGGTCAACGCGTTCGGCGGAACCCACGGCTGGGGCTACGACGGGGTGCTGTGGTACGCGGTGCACGAACCCTACGGCGGCCCGGACGGTCTGGTCCGGCTGATCGACGCCTGCCACAACCGCGGGCTGGGGGTGCTCATCGACGCGGTGTTCAACCACCTCGGCCCGTCCGGCAACTATCTGCCCCGGTTCGGCCCGTACCTGTCGTCGGGCAGCAATCCGTGGGGTGAGTCGATCAACCTCGCCGACGCCCACGCCGACGAGGTGCGGCGCTACATCCTGGACTGCGCGCTGCGTTGGATGCGCGACTTCCACGCCGACGGTCTGCGCCTGGACGCGGTGCACGCCCTGGTGGACACCACCGCGGTGCACATCCTCGAGGAACTCGCTGCCGAAACCGATGCGCTGTCCGCCGAACTCGGCCGTCCGCTGTCGCTGATCGCCGAGAGCGACCTCAACGACCCGCGGTTGATCACCCCCCGGGACCGCGGCGGCCTCGGGATGACGGCGCAGTGGGACGACGACATCCACCACGCCATCCACTCCGCTGTCTCCGGCGAACGGCAGGGCTACTACGCCGATTTCGGGACCATCGAAACGTTGGCCGACACCCTGCGCAACGGCTACTTCCACGCCGGCACCTACTCGTCGTTCCGGGGCCGCCGGCACGGCCGCCCGCTGGACACCACCCGGATCCCGGCCACCCGGCTGCTGGCCTACACGCTGACCCACGATCAGGTCGGCAACCGCGCGGTCGGCGATCGGCCGTCGCAGAATCTGGAGGCCGGGCAACTCGCGGTCAAGGCCGCGCTGGTGATCGGCTCGCCCTACACCGTGATGCTGTTCATGGGTGAGGAGTGGGGTTCGACGTCACCGTTCCAGTTCTTCAGTTCGCACCCCGAGCCGGACCTGGCCCGCGCCACCGCGGAAGGCCGCAAGAGGGAGTTCGCCGAACACGGCTGGGACGCCGACGAGGTGCCCGATCCGCAGGATCCGGCCACGTTCCTGCGGTCGAAGCTGAAGTGGGACGAGATCGGCCGCGGCGAGCACGCCCGGCTGCTGGACACCTACCGCGGTCTGATCACACTGCGGCGCAGCGAACCCGATCTGGCCGATCCGTGGCTGGACCGGCTGCACATCGAGTACGACGAGCAGCAGCGGTGGATCGTGATGCACCGTGGCGCCCTGGCGATCGCCTGCAATCTGGGCTCCGAACCGGTGCGGGTGCCGGTCAGCGGCCAGGTACTGCTGGCCTGGGACACTCCCCGGATCGGGGCGGACGCCGCCGAATTGCCCCGGTATTCATTCGCCGTGCTGAGAAAGCCCGGCGATTAA
- the treY gene encoding malto-oligosyltrehalose synthase, whose product MAMASRPLLSTYRLQLRGDCFTFADAEDLLDYLDDLGVSHLYLSPILTAAQGSTHGYDVTDPTTVSAELGGPEGLARLSAAARRRNMGLIVDIVPNHVGVEHPRQNRWWWDVLTHGRGSEYAHFFDIDWDADPDGRILLPVLGSDADVEHLTVDGDVLRLGDLEYPIAPGTGSGSGPEVHDGQHYRLTGWRTAVCGYRRFFSITSLAGLRQEDRAVFNATHVEVKRWFDEHLVDGLRIDHPDGLADPPQYLEWLRELVGPQAWIGVEKILAVDEPLDPTLPVAGTTGYDALREIGGVFIDPAGAGPLTELCESAGFDHRAVHDLARRLKAEAVTDTLGSELARLCRVVAAVTGSDHPQLGAAVAELLGNIGVYRSDYRTLSLVLPAAFGETVSARPDLDEPLTLLAAAVARGGEAAVRLQQLCGAATAKSMEDCLFYRDPRLVSLNEVGGEPAHFGVSLAEFHQRAAARARQWPQAMVALSTHDTKRGEDVRARIGVLSQVPSLWAAYVQGWEQRCPAPDPSTGLFLWQNIFGVWPVDGDVTDELRSRLHAYAEKAIREAALHTSWHDPDETFEARVHAWLDAVIDGPVSAELTGLVARLDDHARSDALGQKLLALTVPGVPDVYQGTELWEDSLVDPDNRRPVDYPLRRRKLRTSDHPKLRVVRAALRLRRDRPDVFVSGDYRPLPARGAAREHLIAFGRGGDVLVAATRWSVRLAETDWGDTILDLPNGQWTDRIGGGRFSGPVPAAELFAGLPVVLLERAGV is encoded by the coding sequence ATGGCGATGGCCTCCCGCCCGTTGCTGTCGACCTACCGGCTGCAGCTGCGCGGCGACTGTTTCACTTTCGCCGACGCCGAGGACCTGTTGGACTATCTCGACGACCTCGGGGTGAGCCACCTCTACCTGTCCCCCATCCTGACCGCGGCGCAGGGTTCCACCCACGGGTACGACGTGACGGATCCGACCACGGTGTCGGCGGAGCTCGGCGGTCCCGAGGGCCTGGCCCGCCTGTCGGCCGCGGCGCGACGGCGCAACATGGGCTTGATCGTCGACATCGTCCCCAACCACGTCGGCGTGGAGCATCCCCGGCAGAACCGGTGGTGGTGGGATGTGCTCACGCATGGGCGCGGTTCGGAGTACGCGCACTTCTTCGACATCGACTGGGACGCCGACCCGGACGGCCGGATCCTGTTGCCGGTGCTGGGTTCCGACGCCGACGTGGAACACCTGACGGTGGATGGGGACGTGTTGCGGCTCGGTGATCTGGAGTATCCGATCGCGCCGGGCACCGGTTCGGGCAGCGGGCCCGAGGTGCACGACGGTCAGCACTATCGGCTCACCGGCTGGCGCACCGCGGTGTGCGGGTACCGCCGGTTCTTCTCGATCACGTCGCTGGCCGGCCTGCGTCAGGAGGACCGCGCGGTGTTCAACGCCACCCACGTCGAGGTCAAACGGTGGTTCGACGAACACCTGGTGGACGGGCTGCGCATCGACCACCCGGACGGGTTGGCCGATCCGCCACAGTATCTGGAATGGCTGCGCGAGCTTGTCGGGCCGCAGGCCTGGATCGGCGTCGAGAAGATCCTCGCGGTCGACGAACCGCTGGACCCCACCCTCCCGGTCGCCGGCACCACCGGCTATGACGCGCTGCGGGAGATCGGCGGGGTGTTCATCGATCCGGCCGGCGCGGGACCACTCACCGAACTGTGTGAGTCGGCCGGATTCGACCACCGGGCGGTGCACGATCTGGCCCGGCGGCTCAAGGCCGAGGCGGTCACCGACACGTTGGGCAGCGAACTGGCCCGGCTGTGCCGGGTGGTGGCGGCGGTCACCGGATCGGATCACCCGCAGCTGGGCGCCGCGGTCGCGGAGTTGCTCGGCAACATCGGGGTGTACCGCAGCGACTACCGCACCCTGTCCCTGGTGCTCCCCGCGGCGTTCGGTGAAACGGTCTCGGCGCGACCGGATCTGGATGAGCCGTTGACGCTCCTCGCGGCCGCGGTGGCCCGCGGCGGCGAGGCGGCCGTCCGGCTGCAACAGCTGTGCGGCGCCGCCACCGCGAAGTCGATGGAAGACTGCCTGTTCTACCGCGATCCACGGTTGGTGTCACTCAACGAGGTCGGCGGTGAACCGGCGCATTTCGGGGTCAGCCTGGCCGAATTCCATCAGCGTGCCGCGGCGCGGGCGCGGCAGTGGCCACAGGCGATGGTGGCGCTGTCCACCCACGACACCAAACGCGGTGAGGACGTCCGGGCCCGTATCGGCGTGCTGTCCCAGGTTCCGTCACTGTGGGCGGCCTACGTCCAAGGGTGGGAGCAGCGCTGCCCGGCACCGGATCCGTCTACCGGACTGTTTCTGTGGCAGAACATCTTCGGCGTCTGGCCGGTGGACGGCGACGTCACCGACGAGTTGCGGTCCCGGCTGCACGCGTACGCCGAGAAGGCGATCCGCGAAGCCGCGCTGCACACCAGCTGGCACGACCCGGACGAAACCTTCGAGGCAAGGGTGCACGCCTGGCTCGACGCGGTGATCGACGGGCCGGTGAGCGCCGAGCTCACCGGGCTGGTGGCCCGTCTCGACGACCATGCCCGCAGCGACGCTCTCGGCCAGAAATTGTTGGCGCTCACCGTTCCCGGGGTTCCCGATGTCTACCAGGGCACCGAGCTGTGGGAGGACAGCCTGGTCGACCCGGACAACCGGCGCCCGGTCGACTACCCGCTGCGGCGCCGGAAGCTGCGCACCTCGGATCATCCGAAGTTGCGGGTGGTGCGCGCCGCGCTGCGCCTGCGCCGGGACCGTCCGGACGTCTTCGTCTCCGGGGATTACCGGCCGCTGCCGGCCCGGGGCGCGGCGCGCGAGCACCTGATCGCCTTCGGCCGCGGCGGCGATGTGCTGGTGGCGGCCACCCGGTGGAGCGTCCGGCTGGCCGAGACCGATTGGGGTGACACCATTCTCGACCTGCCCAACGGGCAGTGGACCGATCGCATCGGCGGTGGTCGATTCAGCGGCCCGGTCCCGGCCGCCGAGCTGTTCGCCGGGTTGCCCGTGGTGCTGCTGGAGCGTGCCGGTGTCTGA
- the glgX gene encoding glycogen debranching protein GlgX — MVWPGSAYPLGATYDGAGTNFSVFSEVADRVELCLIARDGAETRINLEEVDGYVWHCYLPAVTPGQRYGYRVHGPWNPATGQRCDPSKLLLDPYGKTFDGAFRWGQALFSFDLEAEDPASGGNPPMVDSLGHTMTSVVTNPFFDWGSDRPPKIPYHETIIYEAHVKGMTQTHPGVPEPLRGTYAGLCHPAIIEHLQSLHVTAIELMPVHQFMHDQRLLDLGLRNYWGYNTFGFFAPHNEYAATGASGAVAEFKTMVKTFHEAGIEVILDVVYNHTAEGNHLGPTINFRGIDNAAYYRLLDEDPRYYKDFTGTGNSLNARHPHTLQLIMDSLRYWVTDMHVDGFRFDLAATLARELYDVDRLSGFFDLVQQDPVVSQVKLIAEPWDVGPGGYQVGNFPGLWTEWNGKYRDTVRDYWRGEPATLGEFASRLTGSSDLYEATGRRPWASINFVTCHDGFTLADLVSYNEKHNEANGEDNRDGENHNRSWNCGVEGPTDDPEILALRARQMRNMMATLMVSQGTPMIAHGDEIGRTQHGNNNAYCQDSELSWMDWSLCEQNADLLAFARKVTRFRRDHPVFRRRRFFDGKPIRSGEQVRDIAWLTPDGREMTPEDWDAGFGKCVLVFLNGDAIPEPDARGERITDDSFLLCFNAHHEDVEVVVPGGGYAHEWTGALDTAHPVGDTDVVLRVGETFMLPARSLLILRKTA; from the coding sequence ATGGTCTGGCCGGGCAGCGCCTATCCACTGGGCGCCACCTATGACGGTGCGGGTACCAACTTCTCGGTGTTCTCCGAGGTGGCCGACCGGGTCGAGCTGTGTCTGATCGCCCGGGACGGCGCCGAGACCCGCATCAACCTCGAGGAGGTCGACGGCTATGTGTGGCACTGCTATCTGCCCGCGGTGACACCGGGCCAGCGGTACGGGTACCGGGTGCACGGACCGTGGAATCCGGCCACGGGGCAGCGCTGCGACCCGAGCAAGCTGCTCCTCGATCCCTACGGCAAGACCTTCGACGGCGCCTTCCGGTGGGGTCAGGCGCTGTTCTCCTTCGACCTCGAGGCCGAGGATCCGGCCTCCGGCGGTAACCCGCCGATGGTGGACTCGCTGGGCCACACCATGACCAGCGTGGTGACCAACCCGTTCTTCGACTGGGGTTCGGACCGCCCGCCGAAAATCCCCTACCACGAGACGATCATCTACGAGGCGCACGTCAAGGGCATGACCCAGACCCATCCCGGGGTGCCCGAGCCGCTGCGCGGAACCTACGCCGGGTTGTGTCACCCGGCGATCATCGAGCATCTGCAGTCGCTGCACGTGACCGCGATCGAACTGATGCCGGTGCACCAGTTCATGCACGACCAGCGGCTGCTCGACCTGGGTCTGCGCAACTACTGGGGCTACAACACCTTCGGGTTCTTCGCCCCGCACAACGAGTACGCCGCGACCGGCGCCTCCGGTGCGGTGGCCGAGTTCAAGACCATGGTGAAGACCTTCCACGAGGCGGGTATCGAGGTCATCCTCGACGTGGTCTACAACCACACCGCCGAGGGCAACCACCTCGGCCCCACCATCAACTTCCGGGGCATCGACAACGCCGCCTACTACCGGTTGCTCGACGAGGATCCGCGCTACTACAAGGATTTCACCGGCACCGGCAACAGCCTCAACGCCCGGCATCCGCACACCCTGCAGCTGATCATGGACTCGCTGCGGTACTGGGTGACCGACATGCACGTCGACGGGTTCCGGTTCGACCTGGCCGCCACCCTGGCCCGCGAGCTCTACGACGTGGACCGGCTCAGCGGCTTCTTCGACCTGGTCCAGCAGGATCCGGTGGTCAGCCAGGTGAAACTGATCGCCGAGCCGTGGGATGTGGGGCCGGGCGGCTACCAGGTCGGCAACTTCCCAGGTTTGTGGACCGAGTGGAACGGGAAATACCGCGACACTGTGCGTGACTACTGGCGCGGCGAGCCCGCAACCCTCGGCGAGTTCGCCTCGCGGCTGACCGGATCGTCGGATCTGTACGAGGCGACCGGGCGGCGGCCGTGGGCCAGCATCAACTTCGTCACCTGCCACGACGGGTTCACGCTGGCCGATCTGGTGTCCTACAACGAGAAACACAACGAGGCCAACGGCGAGGACAACCGGGACGGGGAGAACCACAACCGGTCGTGGAACTGCGGTGTGGAGGGCCCGACCGACGATCCGGAGATCCTGGCGCTGCGGGCCCGGCAGATGCGCAACATGATGGCCACGTTGATGGTCAGCCAGGGCACCCCGATGATCGCCCACGGCGACGAGATCGGCCGCACCCAGCACGGCAACAACAACGCCTACTGCCAGGACTCGGAGTTGTCCTGGATGGACTGGTCGCTGTGCGAGCAGAACGCCGACCTGCTGGCGTTCGCCCGCAAGGTCACCCGGTTCCGCCGGGACCATCCGGTGTTCCGCCGGCGCCGCTTCTTCGACGGCAAGCCGATCCGCAGCGGCGAGCAGGTCCGCGACATCGCCTGGCTCACCCCGGACGGTCGGGAGATGACCCCGGAGGACTGGGACGCCGGTTTCGGCAAATGCGTGCTGGTGTTCCTCAACGGCGACGCCATCCCCGAACCCGACGCCCGCGGAGAACGCATCACCGATGATTCGTTCCTGTTGTGTTTCAACGCCCACCATGAGGACGTCGAGGTCGTGGTGCCCGGCGGCGGCTACGCGCACGAGTGGACGGGTGCGCTGGACACCGCCCACCCTGTCGGCGACACCGACGTCGTGCTGCGGGTCGGTGAGACCTTCATGCTGCCGGCGCGGTCGCTGCTGATCCTGCGTAAGACGGCGTGA
- a CDS encoding acyltransferase family protein, with protein MLTLSSSRPAASAVAGPPSPAVTGPGTSGFYRYDLDGLRGVAILLVALFHVWFGRVSGGVDVFLALSGFFFGGRLLRAVLAPGASLKPLREVTRLVRRLLPALVVVLAASAVLTILIQPTTRWETFADQSLASLGYYQNWELARTASDYLRAGEAVSPLQHIWSMSVQGQFYIAFLVLVMGFAVLFRRVLRRHLRAAFVVLLTALTVASFVYAIIATNTDQATAYYNSFARAWELLLGALAGSLVPHIRWPKWLRALAATVALAAILSCGVLIDGVNEFPGPWALVPVGATILFILSAANWQGPLPGPNRLLATTPFVTLGSIAYSLYLWHWPLLIFWLAYTGNSGVNFVEGAVILLVSGVLAWLTTKLVEDPLRYRKPAADVVVPVKPPLRTRLRRPTMVLGSVVALLGVALTATSFTWREHVSLQRASGKELSGLAARDYPGARALTEGARVAKLPMRPSVHEAREDLPISTIDGCISDFDDVSVIKCTYGDESASRTIALAGGSHAEHWITALDLLGRKHHFKVVTYLKMGCPLTTDEMPRVSGDGRPYPKCRDWNERVLPELIADRPDYIFTTSTRPWHTRHGDRVPEGYLGIWEVLNEAGIPVLAMRDTPWLTKDGGRAKNPVDCLADGGDPVHCGMWRYEVLSDENPTLEWVETYPVLKPLDMSDAVCRPDFCRVVEGNVLVYHDSHHFSSTYMRSMAPELGRQIAAVTGWWVPQ; from the coding sequence ATGTTGACCCTGTCCTCGAGCCGGCCGGCCGCCTCCGCCGTCGCCGGGCCACCGTCGCCTGCTGTGACGGGCCCTGGAACCTCCGGTTTCTACCGCTATGACCTGGACGGCCTCCGCGGTGTCGCGATCCTGCTGGTCGCGCTTTTCCATGTCTGGTTCGGGCGGGTGTCCGGTGGTGTCGACGTCTTCCTGGCGCTGTCCGGTTTCTTCTTCGGCGGCCGTCTGCTGCGCGCGGTGCTGGCTCCGGGCGCATCGCTGAAACCGCTGCGGGAGGTCACCCGGCTGGTGCGCCGGCTGCTGCCGGCGCTGGTCGTCGTGCTGGCCGCCTCGGCAGTGCTGACCATCCTGATCCAGCCGACCACCCGCTGGGAAACATTTGCTGACCAGAGCCTGGCAAGCCTCGGCTACTACCAGAACTGGGAGCTCGCACGCACCGCGTCGGACTATCTGCGCGCCGGTGAGGCGGTCAGCCCGCTGCAGCACATCTGGTCGATGTCGGTGCAGGGCCAGTTCTACATCGCGTTCCTCGTGCTGGTCATGGGTTTCGCGGTGCTGTTCCGGCGGGTGCTGCGGCGGCACCTGCGGGCCGCGTTCGTGGTGCTGCTGACCGCGCTGACGGTGGCGTCGTTCGTCTACGCGATCATCGCCACCAACACCGATCAGGCCACCGCGTACTACAACAGCTTCGCGCGCGCGTGGGAGCTGCTGCTCGGCGCGCTGGCCGGTTCGCTCGTCCCCCACATCCGCTGGCCGAAATGGCTGCGCGCACTGGCCGCCACGGTGGCGCTGGCGGCGATCCTGTCCTGCGGCGTCCTCATCGACGGGGTCAACGAGTTCCCGGGCCCGTGGGCGCTGGTGCCGGTCGGGGCCACCATCTTGTTCATCCTGTCCGCGGCCAACTGGCAGGGGCCGCTGCCGGGCCCCAACCGGCTGCTGGCCACCACACCGTTCGTCACCCTCGGATCGATCGCGTACTCGCTGTATCTGTGGCACTGGCCGCTGCTGATCTTCTGGCTGGCCTACACCGGCAACTCCGGGGTCAACTTCGTCGAGGGCGCCGTCATCCTGCTGGTGTCCGGTGTGCTGGCGTGGCTGACCACCAAACTGGTCGAGGATCCGCTGCGCTACCGCAAACCCGCCGCGGACGTCGTGGTCCCGGTGAAGCCGCCGCTGCGCACGCGGTTGCGCCGGCCGACCATGGTGCTGGGGTCGGTGGTCGCGCTGCTGGGCGTGGCGCTCACCGCCACGTCGTTCACCTGGCGGGAACACGTCTCGCTGCAGCGGGCCAGCGGCAAGGAGTTGTCGGGGCTGGCGGCGCGGGACTATCCGGGCGCCCGGGCGCTCACCGAGGGCGCCCGGGTGGCCAAACTGCCGATGCGGCCCTCCGTGCACGAAGCCCGCGAGGACCTGCCGATCTCCACCATCGACGGCTGCATCAGCGACTTCGACGACGTCTCGGTGATCAAGTGCACCTACGGCGACGAGTCCGCGAGCCGCACCATCGCGCTGGCCGGCGGGTCGCACGCCGAACACTGGATCACCGCGCTGGATCTGTTGGGCCGCAAACACCACTTCAAGGTGGTCACCTACCTGAAGATGGGGTGCCCGCTGACCACCGACGAGATGCCGCGGGTGTCCGGTGACGGCCGGCCCTACCCGAAGTGCCGCGACTGGAACGAGCGGGTGCTGCCGGAGCTGATCGCCGACCGGCCGGACTACATCTTCACCACCTCGACGCGGCCGTGGCACACCCGACACGGTGACCGGGTGCCGGAGGGCTATCTGGGCATCTGGGAGGTGCTCAACGAGGCCGGGATCCCGGTGCTGGCGATGCGGGACACCCCGTGGCTGACCAAGGACGGCGGCCGGGCCAAGAACCCGGTCGACTGCCTGGCCGACGGCGGCGACCCGGTCCACTGCGGAATGTGGCGCTACGAGGTGCTCTCCGACGAGAATCCGACCCTGGAGTGGGTCGAGACGTACCCGGTGCTCAAACCGCTGGACATGAGCGATGCGGTGTGCCGGCCCGACTTCTGCCGTGTGGTGGAGGGAAATGTGCTGGTGTACCACGACTCTCACCACTTCTCATCCACCTACATGCGTAGTATGGCGCCGGAGCTGGGCCGTCAGATCGCTGCCGTCACCGGTTGGTGGGTCCCGCAGTGA
- a CDS encoding adenosylmethionine--8-amino-7-oxononanoate transaminase, which translates to MRATPEEPSAGQAAPQKLTPEQIRSIDAAHIWHPYSAIGTAALAPVVAVGARGAWLTVVAPDGGDDERLEVLDAMASWWTSIHGHGHPVLDRAITEQLATMNHVMFGGLTHEPAARLAQLLVDITPAGLDTVFFSDSGSVSIEVAVKMALQYWRSRGRPSKHRLMTWRGGYHGDTFTPMSVCDPDGGMHSLWTDVLADQVFAPQVPRDYDPDYTAAFERQLAEHADELAAVIVEPVVQGAGGMRFHDPRYLSDLREICDRHRVLLIFDEIATGFGRTGALFAADHAGVTPDIMCVGKALTGGYLTLAATLCTSRVAHTISNGEPGALMHGPTFMANALACAVSVASTELLLATDWRARVTALETRLRDGLAPARELRGVADVRVLGGIGVIEMAEPVDMAVATATALRNGVWLRPFRNLVYAMPPYICTPEEVDQIASAMVEVARALT; encoded by the coding sequence GTGCGAGCGACCCCCGAGGAGCCGAGCGCCGGGCAGGCGGCCCCGCAGAAGTTGACTCCGGAGCAGATCAGGTCGATCGACGCTGCCCACATCTGGCATCCGTACAGCGCGATCGGGACGGCGGCGCTCGCACCGGTGGTCGCCGTGGGCGCCCGGGGTGCGTGGCTGACGGTGGTGGCTCCGGACGGCGGCGACGATGAGCGGCTCGAGGTCCTCGACGCGATGGCGTCCTGGTGGACGTCGATACACGGGCACGGCCATCCGGTGCTGGACCGCGCCATCACCGAACAGCTCGCCACCATGAACCACGTCATGTTCGGGGGCCTCACCCACGAGCCGGCGGCCCGGCTGGCGCAGCTGTTGGTCGACATCACCCCGGCCGGTCTGGACACCGTGTTCTTCAGCGACTCCGGATCGGTGTCCATCGAGGTCGCCGTCAAGATGGCGCTGCAGTACTGGCGCAGCCGGGGCCGGCCGTCCAAGCACCGGCTGATGACGTGGCGCGGCGGCTATCACGGGGACACCTTCACCCCGATGAGCGTGTGCGATCCGGACGGCGGCATGCACTCGCTGTGGACCGATGTGCTGGCCGACCAGGTGTTCGCCCCGCAGGTGCCGCGCGACTACGACCCGGACTACACCGCGGCGTTCGAGCGGCAACTGGCCGAACACGCCGACGAACTGGCCGCGGTCATCGTCGAACCGGTGGTGCAGGGCGCCGGCGGGATGCGCTTCCACGACCCGCGCTATCTGAGCGATCTGCGCGAGATCTGCGACCGCCACCGGGTGCTGCTGATCTTCGACGAGATCGCCACCGGATTCGGGCGCACCGGCGCGTTGTTCGCCGCCGACCACGCCGGCGTCACCCCCGACATCATGTGTGTCGGCAAGGCGCTCACCGGCGGTTACCTCACCCTCGCCGCCACCCTGTGCACGAGCCGGGTCGCCCACACCATCAGCAACGGCGAGCCGGGCGCCCTCATGCACGGGCCCACCTTCATGGCCAACGCGCTGGCCTGCGCGGTGTCGGTCGCCTCCACCGAGCTGCTGCTCGCCACCGACTGGCGGGCCCGGGTCACCGCGCTGGAGACCAGGTTGCGTGACGGGCTGGCCCCGGCCCGGGAACTGCGTGGGGTGGCCGATGTGCGGGTGCTCGGCGGTATCGGCGTGATCGAGATGGCCGAGCCGGTCGACATGGCGGTCGCGACCGCCACCGCCCTGCGGAACGGGGTGTGGCTGCGGCCGTTCCGCAATCTGGTGTACGCCATGCCGCCGTATATCTGCACGCCGGAGGAGGTGGACCAGATCGCCTCGGCGATGGTCGAGGTCGCCCGTGCGCTAACCTGA
- a CDS encoding 8-amino-7-oxononanoate synthase, giving the protein MTRAGLSPLAWLDDVERQRRAAGLRRSLRARPAVSDQLDLASNDYLGLAQHPDVIAAAVDAVRTWGTGSTGSRLVTGNTELHEEFETALAEFVGAESALVFSSGYTANIGAVVALTGPGSLLVSDAFTHASLVDACRLSRARVVVAPHRDVDAVDSALAGRDEERAVVVTDSVFSADGVLAPLRELHEVCRRHNALLIVDEAHGLGVRGAGGRGLLEEVGLAGAPDVVMTTTLSKALGSQGGVVLGPAAVRDHLIDSARTFIFDTGLTPAAVGAALAALRILAAEPDRARAVLRNAGRLADMCGADRPDSAVVSVILGEPEVAVAAAAACLDRGVRVGCFRPPTVPAGTSRLRLTARASLTEDELALARRVFGEVLGARP; this is encoded by the coding sequence GTGACGCGTGCAGGGCTCTCACCCCTGGCCTGGCTCGACGACGTCGAGCGGCAGCGGCGCGCCGCCGGGCTGCGCCGCTCGCTGCGCGCCCGCCCGGCCGTCAGCGATCAGCTCGACCTCGCCTCCAACGACTACCTCGGTCTGGCGCAGCACCCGGACGTCATCGCGGCGGCCGTCGACGCGGTTCGCACCTGGGGCACCGGATCCACCGGATCCCGGCTGGTCACCGGCAACACCGAACTGCACGAGGAGTTCGAGACCGCGCTGGCCGAGTTCGTCGGCGCAGAATCGGCGCTGGTGTTCTCCTCGGGCTACACCGCCAACATCGGCGCGGTCGTCGCGCTGACCGGCCCGGGTTCGCTGCTGGTCTCCGACGCCTTCACCCATGCCTCGCTGGTCGACGCCTGCCGGTTGTCGCGCGCCCGGGTGGTGGTGGCTCCGCACCGCGACGTCGACGCCGTCGACTCCGCTCTGGCCGGCCGTGACGAGGAACGTGCGGTCGTCGTCACCGACTCGGTGTTCAGCGCCGACGGCGTGCTGGCCCCGCTGCGTGAACTCCACGAGGTGTGTCGCCGCCACAATGCGCTGCTGATCGTCGACGAGGCGCACGGTCTGGGTGTGCGGGGCGCCGGTGGGCGCGGACTGCTCGAGGAGGTCGGCCTGGCCGGGGCGCCGGACGTGGTGATGACCACCACCCTGTCCAAGGCACTGGGCAGTCAGGGCGGTGTGGTCCTCGGCCCCGCCGCGGTCCGCGATCACCTCATCGACTCCGCCCGCACGTTCATCTTCGACACCGGCCTGACGCCGGCCGCGGTCGGCGCCGCGCTGGCGGCGCTGCGGATCCTCGCCGCCGAGCCGGACCGGGCCCGGGCGGTGCTGCGCAACGCCGGCCGACTGGCCGACATGTGCGGGGCGGACCGGCCGGATTCCGCGGTGGTGTCGGTGATCCTCGGCGAACCCGAGGTGGCCGTCGCGGCAGCGGCAGCCTGCCTGGACCGCGGTGTGCGGGTCGGCTGTTTCCGCCCGCCCACCGTGCCGGCCGGCACCTCGCGGCTGCGGCTGACCGCCCGGGCATCGCTCACCGAGGACGAGTTGGCCCTGGCGCGACGGGTGTTCGGCGAGGTGCTCGGCGCGCGCCCATGA